CGCCGGCTCAACCGCCGCGTGGGAGCGAGGGCGGCGGCCGCTGATCCTCCCAGGCGGACGCGGGAGCGCGGCCCGCGTGGCGCGGGTTTCGGCCCCCTCCCCCTCCGCAGATCGGGGGGAGCCTTCCTCCCAGCTTCCTCTCTTCGGTTCCAGTCTCGGGTCTCCGCCGATCATCAGCTCCCCATTGATTTGAAGTTAACGTTCTTTGGGGTGCACGCCCCCTCGGcccacaagttttttttttttttttttagttaaaatttcTTTGCAGTAGAATAACGGGATCGGGGCGAGGGGGAGTGTGGCGTAGCGTTTGCTACCCTTTTTGCTGTGTTATATTtgccccttttttatttttttcttttggtgttggAGATGTTTAGAGAAAAGGGATGTTGAGattagagataaaaaaaaaattctcccagcGAGACGGTACGAAATAGTCCTTCCCCTTTTCCGGGAAATGCCCATCACCCTTTGAAAACAGAGGTTTAGGAAGCTTCTACCATTAGGGCGTTGATAGCTAAATTGGATTAATCTGGACCGCCCCTTTGTTCTCGCCAATTCCCTTAATTGCATGGAGTTGCGGTCAGAAttttttggaagaaatgttaCCAGATTTACGGTTTCACAAGTAACCACTCTACACACACACCATTTTGGTAGCCTTGTGTGATTTTTCTGTCTTAACTTTTAAGTAGGGAAAGTAAGCAATAGTAATTTACTCTAGCTTCTAGGAAATTTTCCCCTTTATGTCATATTGACATTTATtgagaaattttatatatttgtcttttaattttcagacCGTATTTACCTGTTATTAAGTGTGTAACCCTTTCGCTAAAATTTGGGGCTAAAAAAAGTGCTTGATATttttcagaatactggagttgctttaaaacttttttttttaattaacaatacTTATATACAATTTAATGTTAACTATACTTTTTATGAAAAGTTATGAAGGCTGTGGATAAAAGCAGTGAAGATTAAGTTGTAATCAGGTTTCCTTAAATGTCTTGTTTTCTTATTGATGTAAGACACTAGTAGGTTTTATTACCGGCTCGTTTATTATGTTCCAAAATCATGGATTCTGGCTGTCCtttctcaaaaagatacatgttgtGTATTTTTACAGTTGGCTCTCCCTGTTTGTTTCAGGTCACCCAGGAACATAGCACAGTccctttcattatttaaaatagtacaGAAAGAAACCTATTTCTTACAAAGAAACTATTAAAAGAGTGAACATAAAAATTTGGCGTCTTTTTATGATGTTTTTAGGTCTGAAGATTTACGTCGGGAATTTGGTCGTTATGGTCCTATAGTTGATGTGTATGTTCCACTTGATTTCTACACTCGCCGTCCAAGAGGATTTGCATATGTTCAATATCCTTTCTTCAGATGGCTGATTAGTGAGGGGTGTTGAAGTTTGAAATTCAAGTTTTTGTAAGAGGTAACATCTAAAAAGTAGTTTTTttggtgggttgtttttttttttttttttttgggcctcTAATGTtttgtcttcagtttttttctaaattaattctgACTCACATTGTTCTTACTATTTCTTAAAGTTAAtccaaaaagagtaaaatatttaaattcccaTTCATGCTGCTGAAACTCAAATCAATTATAATGTGATTTAAATTTGAATACACTCTACCACCTCTAATGTAACTCAAATTAAAGGTTAATATGTTCTTGTGCTTAGCAATTAAAGTTTGGTATTCTTGTTTGTTAATTTGAATCACTTGATCAAAAACAAATTGTATAATAACAATGAGGTAAGCTTCTTTAATATTGTCCCCTAATTTGCTGTCCTCTGTTGTTACCTCAGAGAATGTAAAGCTGTACAGTTAATGGCGACCCCAAAGAGAAAGCATGAAAGAACCTTTAGAGTAGAGTTCAACACTTAAGGCAAGTAGACAAGCCAAAGACCTCTTAAGGATCAGGCTTGAAGAGAAGGGAGAgtttgggaaaagaaaatataaagaaaagctggaagaaggacaagccTAATGGGAGACAAAGCCTCGCTTTATCTACAAAAGGGGGAAAAGGTTGTTTTTCAAAGTTAAAGATAAAGCCATCTGTCATATTTGGCCAAGCATCTCATGACAAGTCCTTCTGACAAGCACTTAAAGAGTTAAAGGTCAAGATGAAGTTGAATGATGGCCAAGATTAAAGGAGTCATACCTGATGTATCCTACAGAATAactattttccttgttttttgtgttttttttttctgtttttttcttttttttttttttccctaatgtttTGTAAGcagttaattttcaaaatttttccgGTTTGGTCTAGGGACAAAACCTGTAACTTGATTTTGTGGGCTTTTGATGTTGTGATGTGGTCTTGTATAAATGCACTCTCTCTCAGCTTGTCAAGTTAAAGTGTACCAGGATGTAATGTTGTTAAGCTTAAATTCAGCATATTTCTGTTTTGGACCAGGTGGTAAGGGGCCATAGGGTGGCAGGCAGAGCTCTTGGAGTAGCATGAGGTTCTGGAGTCAAACTGACTCCACAGAGGCATGCTGAAAGGAGACACAGGTGCATGGACTGGGGATTACTTAGAAACTGCTCTGGTGGTCTTAGAAGGTCATGTCCACTAGGGATACTAtctatttatagatttttaaagggAATGCTAGTGGCACACACATTCTTCTAATATCTAAAGCTTAGTTCTGTGAGACCTAGTGGCCCTGAATGCTTTTTAGCACATATGATCAGTTGTCCCAGAATGGCTGCAGAAAGCCTTATCCTTGCTATAAGCACTAATCAGGATCTATGGGAAATTGTTCCCTGGCCCAGAGTCTCCGGTGACATTATTTCCTTCTGTGAGATCATCTTGTGACAGCAAAAGTTTGGGCTGTGTACTTAAATTCTTACTGCTTACATTCAGCGATTCTCTGGAAACTAGAATTCTCTGGAACTAGAGTTCTAGAGTGGCTTAGGGGAAATGCCCAAAGCTGCGACTCCTACAGGGCCTCTGCTCAAGGACAGTTGTGAGAATTGGTTGCAAAGCTCTGTTACAGACAGGATAAGAGCTATATCtggcttgttttttttgtttgtttgttttaagtagCAGTGCATTCTGGCTTAGAGTGTTGACCTGATTTTATCTGGTTTGGGGGTGGCCTGGGAACCAGGATCAGCAGTTTGACTCAGGAGTATGTGATACTTGAGCCAGAGGAGTAGTTATTCAAAGGAACCTCAAGGCAAATTAtagctttttatatatatatataaaatctttctatggtcttaaaatagttaaaaatggGTATCAGGATTTTGCAAAGACCTTGGACCTTGAGTATAAATTTCTCCATAACTGGCATCAGAATATTTGCCTTTGCTGTcgttttcttttttatctgacCCCATTCCCAACTAACCATCTCTTAACCGGTAAGGTAGAGCCTTACCGTGGTTCATCCAACCCAGGGTTCTGTTTTTGAGGGTAGCCTCAGATGGTGATTGgctctcattaataatttttatgctTCATGGTCTAAATCCTTTATTTTGTCTCAAAGTAGTATACCATTAAATGGACTTGTTCTTTTCAATTACTTTAGAGCCCAACTGCATTAACCTGGAGGAGTATTTGGTTATAGTATTCCAGGCTGTAAACTTCCTTGAACCTTTGTCTTTTCATGATGAAAGCCTCATGATTTAAGACTTGAGAAAATCTCTCCTTCACTACACATAATAGCCTCAGGAAAAGAGAACTGGGACCCTGCTGTGGTCCTTAAGTCCTTTCAGaataaaaaatagcaaataaagtGAGACAGACCTTTTAGTCTCTGGAGTAAGAGAATATTAATATCAGTCTTGAAGGGACTATATCACTTTGGGATGTTTTTAATCAGCACTTAAGATCTGCGCTGCTCTcaaatttaagaaatagaaatggaCAAGTTAGAACAGTGAATTTTAGTACAGAATGAAAATCCACACACAGACCTAGCCTAGGTCCACTTGAGAAGCTTTCCTTTAAACACTGCTCTCAATATGTGCTTGGCTTCTATTAGAATGGTGGTTTTAGGAAAGGAACTACATTTGGCCAGAAGAATTTTGTAAAGCTTACATTGACTGGGGAGAACAAGCAACTTGGCCTCTCAGATCAAAAGCTGGGTACCAGCAATTCCTGCTTTGGGCTTGTAAGTATTATCTTGAAATTCTCAAATTGAAAACCAGTCCCAAACCCATTTCCTCATGGGAAGCTTTATGTTTAGTGTCATGGTAAGGGCTTTCTAGTCCAGGAATCTTTAGAAATGGTCTATAATTTCTTGACAGCATACTTTTATAGTCTGTGCATGGATGTAATGTGCTTCTGGTATAGTGATGTCTTTAGTATTGCTTGATTCTGTCTTGATAACTGCAAGTGGCTAGTATATCAGTCTTCTCAGTGTGGTATATGGTAAGACAGCTACGTGAAATAATCGGTTAGATATGTCTGAAAAAATAGCAAGATTAATTTGAGGTTAATGCTTTCATTTCTTGTATATTCCGCTTGCTTCCACAAGAActattggcattttttttttcatttgaaacaaaaataCGAAAAACAGTTTTggttttaagaaatttttgttttggCATACAACATAAAATtggcatttgtttttctattttgtatttttctgtaaaattcttaaaacagGAAAATCCTGATGGGATTACTTGGTAGTTCAGCTATAACAGACTTTATATCAATTATAACTTTATAATATGTATTCATTCACATGCGTTTTCAAACTTAGCACAAGTGCTTTAATACGATGAAGTGTTTATAGCTGAATCAACCAACTAGTTAGTGGGGTCTTGATTTTCTAGAATAATGTTGAGAGATTGCAAATTGTTCCAGACTTACCAACTGAACTCATTCATTATCAAAGTTTGCAAAACTTCCCAAGCCCCTTAACATTTAGCACATTTGAGGATGTTCGTGATGCTGAAGATGCTTTACATAATTTGGACAGAAAGTGGATTTGTGGACGCCAAATTGAAATACAGTTTGCACAGGGGGATCGAAAGAGTAAGTATCAGGACTCTTATGTCTAATACATGTAAAACACATCATACTTAGACACTGTTTTGAGAATGCTTCTTGGAAATACTTGTGCAATATGTCTTATCTGTTCAAACCGAAAACGATAGTTTGGGGGAATTTTTGAATACTTTGCAGAATTTCAAGGTAGACATAAGGATTTAGAACGCATTGATCAGAATCCCTGAAGTATGTTTGGACTCTTAAGAAAGTGGATCATTATTATCAGTTAGGGCATGTTTAATATATTGATTGTGTAATCGAAAGGAATAAAATTTGTAAAGTTCTGGTTCTTTTGAGCCATTTCCCTTCATCATGGTATACTGATTAATTATGTAGGTGGCTGTAGAAGTTGACAGACTGGGAAAGAGTATCTAGATTAAACCTAGAATAGATGCTGTTATTAGTACTTGATTTTTGTTAATGCAGGCATTACACCAGGTGTTGGCCGCATGCCAGTAAGGCAGAAGTACAGGCTTTGCAGTCAGATGGACCTGGGTTTAAATTCTGTCTTAACCTTTACGTTACCTTAAGCAAGATAGTAAAAGATAAGAGATTAAAATAGTTACTGAAGAGAGGATCACTTAGGTAGATACAAGCTATTGGTAATTCTCTAGTTCTTGGGTCGGATGATAGGTTCCTGGGTAGTCACTGTATTATTTATACCTTCATACACACATACGTAAAGTACACGTAAATCTGCTTCATAGGATCAAATAAGGCTAATGAACGGATTGAGGCCTGTCCAAGGATATGGGTATGTCTAAGGCGttcagcttccctcatagctcagttggtaaagaatctgcctgcagtgcaggagacccgggttcgattcctcggtcaggaagatcccctggagaaggaaatggcaacccactccagtgttcttgcctggagaatcccatggacagaggagcctggcgggccacagtccatggggtcgcaagagtcggacacaacttagtgactaaaccaccaccaaggcaTTCAGCAAGTGTTAGTTTTCTTTGTCATGGTTTCTCAGAACTATGTAACTAAATGTATGTTGTTGCATTTTGACACTGCATATTGTTCATAGGCCACCATTAAGTATTTTGTCATTGTTAATTGTGTTCCAGATGAATGGAAACTATGGTGAGATTGTTCCAAATTAGCATGTGGTTCAAAAgtcatttgtgttttaatttggaattttaaaaatattttcctgatgTTGAAGTAGTTGGCTTATTTTGGACAACACACTAGATGTGAGaggtctttgggggaaaaaaaattgagatatttgAGAGTATCATTTTTAACATAAAACCATCTCCTAATAGCCTTGCTTGAAAATAAATACCTTTTCCAGGATATTCACAGTTAGCCTTGACAAAGATTTGGGGGCAAAAGGGAAAGTGATACAGGAAATTATCCTATAATTTGAAGGCTTAAATactacatttttaatgtttgtaaatatttccctTCTCTGTTTCATAGCTCCAAATCAGATGAAAGCCAAGGAAGGGAGGAATGTGTATAGTTCTTCGCGCTATGATGATTATGACAGATACAGACGTTCTAGAAGCCGAAGTTATGACAGAAGAAGATCCAGGAGTCGGTCCTTCGATTACAACTATAGAAGATCTTATAGTCCTAGAAAGTAAGTGATGTGTACCACAGTGATCTGTTAGAAAACCTTTGttagtcttttgttttttttatctttttgtatactttttaattatgTATATTGTATGCTTCATtgagacttaaaatatttttactactttatttttaaaagttttatggttCACTTTTTGAATTAGAAACTTATAAATAGACATGTGTCACTGTTTGCTTTTTCTGATGTACTTTTTAGCAGTAGACCGACTGGAAGACCACGGCGTAGCAGAAGCCATTCCGACAATGATAGGTAAATAACTTTGCTTTGAAAAAGactttatacatttttcaatttCAGAGTGAACTTTTGCTCTAAAAACAAATTTGATTAATATAGAATCTAATTTTTACTCTAATTGTATTTCTCCTCTGTTTTGAAAGATTCAAACACCGAAATCGATCTTTTTCAAGATCTAAATCCAATTCAAGATCACGGTCCAAGTCCCAGcccaagaaagaaatgaaggctAAATCACGTTCTAGGTCTGCATCTCACACCAAAACTAGAGGCACCTCTAAAACAGATTCCAAAACACATTATAAGTCTGGCTCAAGATATGAAAAGGaatcaaggaaaaaagaaccaCCTAGATCCAAATCTCAGTCAAGATCACAGTCTAGGTCTAGGTCAAAATCTAGGTCAAGGTCTTGGACTAGTCCTAAGTCCAGTGGCCACTGATAGTATAAACCATGATATTTTTAGGCATgtatcattcatttactcatagTTTGGTTTACTTAAATTATCAGGAATACAATGTTGCAATGATGCTTAAAAAACACTTGTCAGTTTTCCCTGTACCAGGCAATGgttataattaaaatgatatgCTGTTGAGAAGCCACTCTTAAGAGTCCAGTTTGTTTAATGTTATGGGCAGCTACCAATTCGTGGTGTCTCTGTATATTTTTGTAAAGATTCTCATTTTTTATGCTTGAAGTATTGGTGAAAAGATGTTGGTTGACCATAATTTGCAACAttgtcttattaaaaataaactttcatatccatatttGGTAGAACTGTTAACCTAGAAATGTAGCTTGCTAATAAGATagaatgaaaaaaagtgaagttgtaGCCACAGTAAACACTGACGACCAGACACATTTAGGTTCAGGGTGGACCTTTTTGTCTTGTCCAGATGTCTAGGCCCGTGATGATAGTTTATGGCACAGTGTGGAGTAGTTCTTCTGTTAACCCCCACTGTCTTGGAACATGACAAGTGGGTTAAGTAGCATTTTCAGGCAGATTGTTTGAAACAAGGAGCCTTCACTTTCCTGGTTTCTATGAAGATTTGGAACCATACAAACGTCGGAAAAACTCACCTTAAAATTTGGGCAGGTTGATGGTGGCAGAAATAATTTTAAGGGGAAAAGAAAGCTCTTATGTAGTTACTTTAAGGAGCATTGTTGACCATAATATTGCATAGTTTTCTTACTGCTGTTAAAAGCAAGTAAAGTGTTTCAAAGGAGGATTTGTTTGTGAGTGTGCATAGTGTAAGAGGACTGAATTTTGATGCTTAAAGCACTTGGTGTGTGCATTTGTATCAAAATGTGCCCATCTCTTTATGAAGGAAGCGTGTTCTTCACACCTCAGTTTAACGTGAGGCAAGTTAAAAAACAACACTCCCATTCTAAGTGATTCTCTGGTGCCATGAGATTTAAAATAactttggaaaaaattaatttcaagaaAGTCACATCTCTTTGAGTTTATGATTGATTATCAGTATAGTACCTGATAAAAACAAGAGAATAATACCCTACTCTTTATAAAAATTTCTAACATCTCTCTGTGATATCATGTGGGGGCAATAAAAAGTGACTTGATATGTCCAGTCTCATTTCAGAGTAAAAGCtagcatctttaaaattttagattgcTTGCTTACAGGCATAAGTAAGAAATGTTGTGGGGAAACTATCCCTTTTAGAGGATTACTTTTTTCAGTTTCGGTTTTAGAGATCTAGGCCTTGCCTGTAAAGAACAAAAGGTGGTTTTTAAATACTGTTTGTGGAATGTGTTTCAAGGATTGATTCTAGAACCTTTGTATATTTGATAGTATTTCTAACTCATTTCTTTACTGTTTGCAGTTAATGTTCATGTTCTGCTATGCAATCATTTATATGCacgtttctttaatttttttagattttcctgGATGTATAGTTTAAACAAAAAGTCTATTTAAAACTGTAGCAGTAGTTCGCAGTTCTAGCAAAGAGGAAAGTTGTGGGGttaaactttgtattttctttcttatagaAGCTTCTAAAAAGGtatttttatatgttctttttaacaaatattgTGTACAACCTTTAAAACATCAATGTTTGGATCAAAACAAGACCCAGCTTATTTTCTGCTTGCTGTAAATTAAGCAAACAtgctataataaaaacaaaatgaaggaaataatgatTAACTGGAATTATTAtagttttgaatgagattctaaaataacagtggaaacagctcTTTGTAGATTTAGGAGCATTTTAAATCAGCGTTGCACTAGGCACAGCTCTTACTTTGGAAATGATAGAACTTGCCAGAAAGGTACGTCTTTTACATAGTGCTTAACATTTCCTGTGTAAGTTCAAAGTTGTTTCATGATTGCATATTAAACCCCTCGGGTTAAATAACTTAGGTTACTTGTTTTAAGATatgcattaaaatgaaatttgagtcagatttttaagtttatattttctttattagatGGACCAATAATCCTACTCGTCCCCATCCTGAACAAGATGGATTGGGCCTTATGTTTATGGcatgatttaatatatttttgcgTTCAGTGTTGGTGAGCACTTAATGTTAAGTGATAATCACTGTGGGGAACTGGTTTAGGTGTTTTGTGGTCTGAGTTCTAGCTTTATAATGAAAACAAGTATAGCTGATATTTATTAtgatgtgccagacactgttctaaagttttatgtattcatttacttATCATGAACCCTGTAAGaaagatacttttattttctccatgtcACAGATgataaactgaggcacaaaggaaAAGCTGTAAAAGGCAGATCCAGGATTTGAGCTCAGGCCTGATccttagatgattttttttttttttttaagtggactaTAAATAGAGTAGATTGAGGAAATAACCCATGGAAATTGTTCTCAGTCCATATAGAATTAGAAGGCCTGATGTGTCACTTATTTTTAGACTTTCTTGAGAACTTTGTTATTTCTAAAGTGACATGTTTAACATGGCTTCAAAGGGACTATTTTATAGTTGAACCCATGATAGGGATCCTCCTGATACTGGAGGATCCTTATAGAGGGCTTTAATGTTGGGTTACATAGGTGCATAATTACTGAGTATGTACTGTGTCTGGCACAACCCAGCATTGGAGTAGAACATATCAAGACTCAAGTGAGAGCTGACAGTTCACCTCTCTTTTTACTTaagatctctctgcttttttttttttttgaagccaaGTAAACAAGAAGAATAATGACAGATAATGCTTAAGAAAGGAAAGGTGCTACATAGAGTGTGAGCTCTTAAGTTACAACCCAGGAAAAAGGCCTGGGAACTATTATACTATTCTCTTGAGAATTTGGCCCTGTAAGCTGCTACATCCAGTTCAACTA
The window above is part of the Bos javanicus breed banteng chromosome 2, ARS-OSU_banteng_1.0, whole genome shotgun sequence genome. Proteins encoded here:
- the SRSF10 gene encoding serine/arginine-rich splicing factor 10 isoform X2, which encodes MSRYLRPPNTSLFVRNVADDTRSEDLRREFGRYGPIVDVYVPLDFYTRRPRGFAYVQFEDVRDAEDALHNLDRKWICGRQIEIQFAQGDRKTPNQMKAKEGRNVYSSSRYDDYDRYRRSRSRSYDRRRSRSRSFDYNYRRSYSPRNRPTGRPRRSRSHSDNDRFKHRNRSFSRSKSNSRSRSKSQPKKEMKAKSRSRSASHTKTRGTSKTDSKTHYKSGSRYEKESRKKEPPRSKSQSRSQSRSRSKSRSRSWTSPKSSGH
- the SRSF10 gene encoding serine/arginine-rich splicing factor 10 isoform X1 gives rise to the protein MSRYLRPPNTSLFVRNVADDTRSEDLRREFGRYGPIVDVYVPLDFYTRRPRGFAYVQFEDVRDAEDALHNLDRKWICGRQIEIQFAQGDRKTPNQMKAKEGRNVYSSSRYDDYDRYRRSRSRSYDRRRSRSRSFDYNYRRSYSPRNSRPTGRPRRSRSHSDNDRFKHRNRSFSRSKSNSRSRSKSQPKKEMKAKSRSRSASHTKTRGTSKTDSKTHYKSGSRYEKESRKKEPPRSKSQSRSQSRSRSKSRSRSWTSPKSSGH
- the SRSF10 gene encoding serine/arginine-rich splicing factor 10 isoform X5, translated to MSRYLRPPNTSLFVRNVADDTRSEDLRREFGRYGPIVDVYVPLDFYTRRPRGFAYVQFEDVRDAEDALHNLDRKWICGRQIEIQFAQGDRKTPNQMKAKEGRNVYSSSRYDDYDRYRRSRSRSYDRRRSRSRSFDYNYRRSYSPRNSRPTGRPRRSRSHSDNDSQVNKKNNDR
- the SRSF10 gene encoding serine/arginine-rich splicing factor 10 isoform X4 yields the protein MSRYLRPPNTSLFVRNVADDTRSEDLRREFGRYGPIVDVYVPLDFYTRRPRGFAYVQFEDVRDAEDALHNLDRKWICGRQIEIQFAQGDRKTPNQMKAKEGRNVYSSSRYDDYDRYRRSRSRSYDRRRSRSRSFDYNYRRSYSPRNRPTGRPRRSRSHSDNDRPNCSWNTQYSSAYYTSRKI
- the SRSF10 gene encoding serine/arginine-rich splicing factor 10 isoform X7 gives rise to the protein MSRYLRPPNTSLFVRNVADDTRSEDLRREFGRYGPIVDVYVPLDFYTRRPRGFAYVQFEDVRDAEDALHNLDRKWICGRQIEIQFAQGDRKTPNQMKAKEGRNVYSSSRYDDYDRYRRSRSRSYDRRRSRSRSFDYNYRRSYSPRKPNCSWNTQYSSAYYTSRKI
- the SRSF10 gene encoding serine/arginine-rich splicing factor 10 isoform X8 — translated: MSRYLRPPNTSLFVRNVADDTRSEDLRREFGRYGPIVDVYVPLDFYTRRPRGFAYVQFEDVRDAEDALHNLDRKWICGRQIEIQFAQGDRKTPNQMKAKEGRNVYSSSRYDDYDRYRRSRSRSYDRRRSRSRSFDYNYRRSYSPRNSRPTGRPRRSRSHSDNDRFKHRNRSFSRSKSNSRSRSKSQPKKEMKAKSRSRPNCSWNTQYSSAYYTSRKI
- the SRSF10 gene encoding serine/arginine-rich splicing factor 10 isoform X6, with product MSRYLRPPNTSLFVRNVADDTRSEDLRREFGRYGPIVDVYVPLDFYTRRPRGFAYVQFEDVRDAEDALHNLDRKWICGRQIEIQFAQGDRKTPNQMKAKEGRNVYSSSRYDDYDRYRRSRSRSYDRRRSRSRSFDYNYRRSYSPRNRPTGRPRRSRSHSDNDSQVNKKNNDR
- the SRSF10 gene encoding serine/arginine-rich splicing factor 10 isoform X3, whose translation is MSRYLRPPNTSLFVRNVADDTRSEDLRREFGRYGPIVDVYVPLDFYTRRPRGFAYVQFEDVRDAEDALHNLDRKWICGRQIEIQFAQGDRKTPNQMKAKEGRNVYSSSRYDDYDRYRRSRSRSYDRRRSRSRSFDYNYRRSYSPRNSRPTGRPRRSRSHSDNDRPNCSWNTQYSSAYYTSRKI